A stretch of Fusarium fujikuroi IMI 58289 draft genome, chromosome FFUJ_chr10 DNA encodes these proteins:
- a CDS encoding related to cytochrome P450 7B1 codes for MLREVVYSVAGFVLLAYAAEWILSLFDDPREPKRLQSKIPLFGHLWGMMKYSSGYHGITSKQTNEEMYTVAIFNTKLYIAKTSRLIPLIQKTSKTLSFRPFMQTAAKLMGDAKPETFEVFGTEWVDSFSHAHKNGLATGPFLDEQNLRMGDRALIDIEQLLPEDKDGVSKVNLLDWAQYAVVQASACGIFGVEHPFLDPKVDEAFWKWQSYLPLHMVNLDITGKGYAARQIVFDAFRKYNKNLPTDVSFIYKERLRSMQEAGIDEDDICKQQATFGTAAFANTVPIMYWTIYELFSRPDLLEEVRKEVIEQAVSGDKGSGFKVDVAALKTKCPLTLSVFQETQRLRHVHANIRKVTEDTLLDGKYLLKAGHYVMMPGQPVHTNTSTWGPTADQFDPYRFTKDSSDRKASSFVAWGAPPHLCPARQFATTEILIVIALLAVRSDIAPVKGEWVKNPALNTGDMATVYTPKKSVEVEVRKRDDWDGEWSLMMGESKMRISLASG; via the exons ATGTTGCGAGAAGTTGTGTACAGTGTCGCAGGGTTCGTCCTGCTTGCCTATGCGGCAGAATGGATTCTCTCACTGTTCGATGATCCACGGGAGCCCAAGAGACTGCAGTCGAAAATACCGCTCTTTGGTCACTTATGGGGTATGATGAAGTATAGCTCTGGCTATCATGGAATCACGAG caaacaaacaaacgAGGAGATGTACACagtcgccatcttcaacacaaaGCTCTACATCGCCAAAACATCCCGTCTCATCCCTCTGATCCAAAAGACCTCCAAAACGCTCTCCTTCCGACCATTTATGCAAACAGCCGCCAAACTCATGGGTGACGCGAAACCCGAGACATTTGAAGTCTTTGGTACTGAATGGGTTGATTCTTTTAGCCACGCTCACAAAAATGGTCTTGCTACGGGGCCGTTCCTTGATGAGCAGAATCTTCGCATGGGAGATCGTGCTTTGATCGATATTGAACAACTTCTTCCCGAGGACAAAGATGGTGTTTCAAAGGTAAACTTGCTGGACTGGGCGCAGTATGCTGTTGTGCAGGCTAGTGCGTGTGGAATCTTTGGTGTAGAGCATCCTTTCCTTGATCCAAAGGTTGACGAGGCATTTTG GAAATGGCAATCATATCTCCCTCTTCATATGGTAAACCTCGATATCACTGGCAAAGGCTACGCTGCCCGCCAAATTGTCTTTGATGCTTTCCGCAAGTATAACAAAAATCTTCCCACTGATGTATCATTCATCTACAAGGAACGTCTCCGATCTATGCAAGAAGCTGGaattgatgaagacgacattTGTAAGCAACAAGCTACTTTCGGAACTGCTGCTTTCGCCAACACTGTTCCTATCATGTACTGGACTATCTATGAACTCTTTTCTCGAcctgatcttcttgaagaagtgcGAAAGGAAGTCATTGAGCAGGCTGTCAGCGGAGATAAGGGATCTGGCTTCAAAGTTGATGTCGCTGCTCTGAAGACGAAATGTCCTTTGACATTATCTGTATTCCAGGAGACTCAAAGACTACGACATGTCCACGCCAACATCCGCAAAGTAACAGAAGACACCCTCCTCGATGGAAAATACCTCCTCAAAGCAGGCCACTACGTAATGATGCCAGGTCAACCCGTCCACACCAACACATCAACATGGGGCCCCACCGCCGACCAATTCGATCCGTATCGCTTCACCAAAGACTCATCAGACCGAAAGGCTAGCAGCTTTGTAGCTTGGGGCGCACCGCCGCATCTTTGTCCAGCGCGTCAATTCGCCACGACTGAGATTCTCATCGTGATTGCGCTCCTTGCTGTGAGGAGCGATATTGCCCCTGTGAAGGGGGAGTGGGTGAAGAATCCGGCGCTGAATACGGGGGATATGGCTACTGTTTATACGCCGAAGAAAAGCGTTGAGGTGGAGGTTAGGAAGAGGGATGATTGGGATGGGGAGTGGAGTTTGATGATGGGGGAGAGTAAGATGAGAATTTCTCTTGCTTCTGGTTAG
- a CDS encoding related to tol protein, protein MQAVEQGCNVCTLLHDALQPGVAARLEKLDLETRKNIAWPLEESLDSFLIWIKLAISHESPSVGICLEFNAATKGSEGPFRESTNVILVQLDLDHGSVASPVSLRVSPSSDSRTAWGLMKHWISQCKQKHLDRGLRAGVAGLWYPTRLLDLGHPESTSTPRLIETAFSLPKSPYLTLSHCWGKKQLICATKENLQSLYSGVYNLPQTFQDAVVATRNLGYRYLWIDSLCIVQNDQEDWAREAALMHRVYTEADCNLAAAASRDSSGGLFFRRQGLYGQCVVKSVRGDVIDIFADQDLFLKEVNRSPLQTRAWVYQEWLMSKRTIHFAKSQVFWECDHLCACEVFPDGLPNIIRHDGKAKFAEDLDSAKNLLSRDMKVDTSRIRPDPFQLWSGLVTHYTSRDMTKSNDRLPALSGIAKWLQPHLGNPGYLAGIWNNSDIHRQLAWYTYNTKYPRPQYRAPSWSWASIDGGTFWSNAPAIFTPQSEIIDISTTRGSSDPTGPVTGGHILIKGNMGRVQIIDHESRPVLRREDDVTESYRRYVTFRGFDISGLQFGLYYVLHLGTETIQPRKIYSSSSGEDYFSATYLVLRPVSGQHGAFERCGLVDECYPVDGAHRTLTDKGPRSRQNIPCEEYVEHEGTYRIRIV, encoded by the exons ATGCAGGCAGTTGAACAGGGCTGCAATGTCTGTACCTTGCTGCACGATGCGCTTCAACCTGGAGTCGCTGCTCgcctcgagaagcttgatctCGAAACCCGGAAGAACATAGCCTGGCCTTTGGAAGAGTCTCTCGATTCTTTCCTGATATGGATAAAGCTCGCTATTTCTCATGAGTCTCCAAGTGTCGGGATCTGTTTAGAATTCAATGCTGCAACGAAAGGTTCGGAAGGCCCGTTCCGAGAATCAACAAACGTGATTCTTGTGCAGCTGGATCTTGACCATGGCTCTGTCGCGAGCCCTGTGTCGTTGCGAGTGAGTCCTTCGAGCGACTCGCGTACTGCTTGGGGTCTGATGAAACATTGGATCAGTCAATGTAAGCAAAAACACCTAGACCGCGGTCTACGGGCTGGTGTCGCAGGACTATGGTACCCAACTCGACTACTCGATTTGGGACACCCCGAATCAACAAGCACGCCACGGCTCATTGAGACAGCTTTCAGCTTACCAAAAAGCCCTTACCTAACGCTCAGCCACTGCTGGGGGAAGAAGCAACTGATCTGCGCCACGAAAGAAAATCTGCAAAGTCTGTATAGCGGCGTCTATAATCTACCGCAAACATTTCAAGATGCCGTCGTTGCAACGAGGAACCTAGGATATCGTTACCTGTGGATAGATAGTCTATGCATCGTGCAAAATGACCAGGAAGATTGGGCTAGAGAAGCAGCTCTGATGCACAGAGTGTATACCGAGGCAGATTGCAACCTTGCCGCGGCAGCGTCACGAGACAGCAGTGGAGGATTGTTCTTCAGACGCCAGGGATTGTACGGCCAATGTGTCGTGAAGAGCGTGCGAGGAGACGTCATTGACATCTTTGCTGACCAAGACCTATTCCTGAAGGAAGTCAACCGCTCCCCTCTACAGACG CGTGCATGGGTGTATCAAGAGTGGCTGATGTCGAAAAGAACAATCCACTTCGCCAAAAGCCAGGTCTTCTGGGAGTGCGATCATCTTTGCGCTTGTGAGGTGTTTCCTGACGGGCTTCCTAATATCATCAGACACGACGGAAAAGCGAAGTTTGCAGAAGACCTTGACAGCGCAAAAAATCTGTTGAGCCGAGATATGAAAGTAGATACAAGTCGTATTCGTCCAGACCCGTTTCAGCTTTGGTCAGGCCTCGTTACCCACTATACCTCTCGCGACATGACAAAGTCGAATGATCGATTGCCCGCCTTATCCGGTATCGCGAAATGGCTACAGCCGCATCTCGGAAATCCTGGATACCTGGCTGGTATTTGGAACAACAGCGACATTCATCGCCAGCTCGCGTGGTACACATACAATACCAAGTATCCAAGGCCGCAATACAGAGCCCCGAGTTGGTCATGGGCATCAATCGATGGCGGCACATTTTGGTCAAATGCGCCTGCCATATTTACTCCCCAGTCAGAGATTATCGACATCTCGACCACTCGTGGCAGCAGTGATCCCACAGGACCAGTCACTGGCGGTCATATCCTGATCAAAGGCAATATGGGCCGTGTACAAATCATTGATCACGAGTCGCGCCCGGTTCTGCGCAGAGAGGACGATGTAACAGAGAGCTATAGGCGGTATGTTACGTTCCGCGGATTTGATATCAGCGGCCTCCAGTTTGGCCTGTACTACGTACTGCACCTTGGCACAGAGACCATCCAACCCCGTAAGATATACTCCTCATCTTCGGGGGAGGACTACTTTTCCGCTACATATTTAGTTCTTAGACCTGTTAGTGGACAGCACGGGGCCTTTGAGAGATGTGGGCTTGTCGACGAGTGTTATCCTGTTGACGGCGCACATCGAACACTGACAGACAAAGGACCACGGAGTAGACAAAATATACCTTGCGAAGAGTATGTTGAGCATGAAGGGACTTACAGGATCCGTATAGTCTAG
- a CDS encoding serine protease family protein: protein MTIDQDPILTKLRDVSLSTENGVSKHHTTDQDHLATAGLLSERESEAWQRAIEKVVRCVVSVKFSHPYSFDTETSKTSEATGFVVDAEKGIILTNRHVVGPGPFSGYIVFNNQEEVDTYPIYRDPVHDFGFLKFDPKAVKYMALTAMELRPDLAKVGTEIKVIGNDSGEKLGILSGFISRLDRNAPIYDGYMDFNTCYFQANASASGGSSGSPVVNVDGHGIALQAGGRTDGSTDYFLPLDGPLRALKQIQRGEKVKRGEIQTVFKLKPFDECRRLGLSPEWESVLRKSFPGEDNVIVAMDVLPEGPSDDKLKEGDILLKINGDLVTQFLRLNEIFDSNIGKTVRILVQRDGQDVEEDILVQDLCEITPDRFVTVGAACFHDLSYQVAQRYFLPCRGVYVSKSGPFHPTHDNYIMVDSVNHKKTPNLDAFVQVMKDIPDRARVAIKFWYVWEPQTVRTAVVPIDRHWFQRMKMFKRNDTTGVWDVEVLAEPLPAIRPPPLSASFDALEHIAQREIAEISRSFVHVRFSSPVLIDGQSARIKLGMGLVVNAKRGYVIVSRTVVPTKLCDIELTFADSVLVPGKVVFLHPAHHYAIIQYDPSLVDAPVKSAIFSTEKISQGAPTFFVGHNDCDEMVYASTAVTKVIPLEREPPNPPRGRPVNVDRIDVETRIGNHCGSGVLIREDGVVQALWVVYEMEDLDEACFGLSSQAIAPIAEKLSQGIVPTLRSLSIELEAVTMIEARVMGVAEEWIEKVQSKSSSDRRLFMVKRGPKQLPGQLGEGDVLLTLDDKLITQLHDVDVMYWKESLDVVAVRNGEQISFKAQTVSEDEFETSRVVNFCGLTAQKPHRTVRQSIKKLPSEVYITSWFIGSPANLYNVYATTFITHIDNKPTPDLESLVGIIASIPNKTYFKIKMMNYTGTPSVVTIKKDERYWPTVEWLRDETHVEGWKRVTYENGEVIQGEGLYGITL, encoded by the exons ATGACAATCGACCAGGATCCCATCCTCACTAAACTCCGCGATGTATCCCTCTCAACAGAGAACGGCGTCAGCAAACATCACACAACAGATCAAGACCATCTCGCTACCGCGGGGCTCCTCTCAGAACGAGAAAGTGAAGCATGGCAAAGAGCGATAGAAAAGGTCGTTCGATGTGTTGTGTCGGTCAAGTTCTCGCACCCTTACTCGTTTGATACCGAGACTAGCAAGACGAGCGAAGCAACGGGCTTTGTTGTCGATGCGGAAAAGGGTATCATTCTTACTAATCGACATGTTGTCGGTCCTGGGCCGTTTTCGGGGTACATCGTCTTCAATAATCAGGAAGAAGTCGACACGTACCCTATTTACCGCGATCCAGTGCACGACTTTGGTTTCTTGAAGTTTGATCCCAAGGCGGTTAAATACATGGCTCTCACCGCAATGGAACTCAGACCGGATCTAGCAAAGG TCGGTACCGAGATAAAAGTCATTGGCAACGATAGCGGCGAAAAGCTCGGTATCCTCTCCGGTTTTATCAGCCGTCTTGACAGAAACGCTCCCATATATGATGGCTACATGGACTTCAACACATGTTACTTCCAAGCGAACGCCTCAGCATCAGGAGGAAGTTCCGGAAGTCCTGTTGTTAACGTCGACGGACACGGTATCGCGCTCCAAGCAGGCGGGCGCACTGATGGATCAACGGATTATTTCCTACCGCTTGATGGACCGCTACGAGCGCTAAAGCAGATTCAACGTGGtgaaaaggtaaaaagagGTGAGATTCAGACCGTTTTCAAGTTGAAGCCCTTTGATGAGTGCCGACGCCTGGGGTTGAGTCCTGAGTGGGAGAGTGTTTTGCGCAAATCCTTCCCTGGTGAGGATAacgtcatcgtcgccatggATGTTTTACCCGAGGGTCCTTCAGACGATAAATTGAAGGAGGGTGATATCCTACTCAAGATCAACGGGGATCTCGTTACCCAATTCCTCCGTCTCAATGAGATTTTCGACTCCAACATTGGCAAAACCGTGCGCATTCTCGTACAAAGAGACGGCCAAGATGTCGAAGAGGACATACTAGTCCAAGACCTCTGCGAAATCACACCCGATCGCTTCGTCACCGTCGGAGCAGCCTGTTTCCATGACCTATCATACCAAGTCGCGCAACGATACTTCCTCCCCTGCCGCGGCGTGTACGTCAGTAAATCCGGCCCGTTTCACCCCACGCACGATAACTACATCATGGTCGATAGCGTCAATCACAAAAAGACGCCGAACCTCGATGCCTTTGTGCAGGTGATGAAGGACATTCCCGACAGAGCACGCGTGGCTATTAAATTTTGGTATGTTTGGGAACCGCAGACTGTTCGAACCGCTGTTGTGCCGATTGATCGGCATTGGTTCCAGCGCATGAAGATGTTTAAGAGGAATGATACCACGGGTGTATGGGATGTTGAGGTACTCGCTGAGCCGCTGCCTGCTATTCGACCGCCGCCGTTGAGTGCATCCTTTGATGCGCTGGAACATATTGCTCAACGAGAAATTGCCGAGATTTCCAGGAGTTTCGTACACGTGAGATTCTCGTCGCCTGTCCTCATCGATGGGCAATCCGCGCGCATTAAACTCGGAATGGGCCTCGTCGTCAACGCTAAGCGAGGCTATGTTATCGTTTCAAGAACTGTCGTGCCGACAAAGCTCTGCGATATCGAACTGACCTTTGCCGACTCTGTCCTTGTTCCTGGAAAGGTCGTCTTCTTACATCCTGCGCACCACTACGCCATCATCCAATACGACCCCAGCCTCGTCGACGCGCCCGTCAAAAGCGCCATCTTTAGCACCGAGAAAATCTCACAGGGTGCGCCGACTTTCTTCGTCGGGCATAATGATTGCGATGAGATGGTGTATGCCTCGACAGCCGTGACAAAAGTCATCCCTCTCGAGCGAGAACCACCAAATCCACCCCGCGGCCGTCCCGTCAACGTTGATCGTATTGATGTTGAGACTCGAATTGGAAATCATTGCGGCAGCGGCGTCCTCATCCGTGAAGATGGCGTCGTCCAGGCTCTTTGGGTCGTCTATGAGATGGAAGATCTCGACGAAGCATGCTTCGGTTTAAGCTCCCAGGCCATCGCGCCCATCGCCGAGAAGCTAAGCCAAGGCATCGTCCCAACCCTGCGTAGTCTCTCCATCGAGCTCGAGGCCGTGACAATGATTGAAGCGCGAGTCATGGGCGTTGCGGAGGAGTGGATAGAAAAGGTCCAGAGCAAGTCCTCCTCCGACCGACGACTCTTCATGGTCAAACGCGGCCCGAAGCAACTTCCCGGTCAACTCGGCGAAGGTGACGTCCTCCTCACGCTCGATGACAAGCTCATCACGCAGCTCCACGACGTGGATGTCATGTACTGGAAAGAAAGCCTCGACGTTGTCGCTGTACGAAATGGCGAACAGATCAGCTTCAAAGCGCAGACTGTTTCTGAGGATGAGTTTGAGACTTCGCGCGTTGTCAACTTCTGCGGCTTGACGGCGCAGAAACCACATCGCACTGTGAGGCAGAGCATCAAGAAGTTGCCGAGCGAAGTATATATCACAAGTTGGTTCATAGGATCGCCGGCGAATCTATATAACGTCTACGCAACGACTTTCATCACACATATCGACAATAAGCCTACACCGGATCTGGAGTCGCTCGTGGGGATCATTGCAAGCATCCCTAACAAAACAT acttcaagatcaagatgatgaaCTACACCGGAACTCCCTCCGTCGTGACaatcaagaaggatgaacGCTACTGGCCTACTGTTGAGTGGCTTCGTGATGAGACGCATGTGGAAGGATGGAAGAGGGTCACGTATGAGAACGGTGAGGTTATACAGGGCGAGGGTCTTTATGGTATTACACTCTGA